TAAAAATTCCTGTTTATTTCATAAAACACCAGCTCGAACCAGAAAATTCCGTCTCCTAAAAATGGAAGGAGACCAAAAAGGAGACCAAAAAGGAGACCGATTTCCCTCGAATCCCACGCTGCTGTCCCCTCCATTACCATCCAAGCGAGATGTTTAGCGACGAGAatcgatatttttttttttttttcgaaccgCACAGCCATGTGGCTGGAGACGTCAGTCGCACGGTTGTCGCCAGTACGCGAATCTGTTTCTCGTTTGCAGATCAATCCAACGGCCGCGGTTGTAATTGGAAAAGTGGGCCAGCGTGCAACGGGCTTAATCAGAATGAAATCTAAGAAGTCCCGTGCAACAATGGCTTTGTGATGCCCGAAGGAGGACCGGTCGGCGAAATGAAAGCCCCTGAGAAACAATGGAAGCGTCCACGCAGGCATGACGGCCCCATTCAGATTCGCAGACGGCATGCTTAGTGGCGGCCAAAGGAGACGCTCAAGTAAGAATAAGCCGAGCATCGTTAGATAGAGGGCAGAATGGGGGGGTGGGGACGTAGAAAGAGCCTGGCTTTTCCCTCGGACACGATCGAATGCCGTGATACGTACACCACGCACAGCTTTTACTTCCGCTGGGCTATCCCCGTCCACGTCACGCGTTCATTGTCGCTCCTCTAAAGGGGACGTCCTTCCAAACCTTTCCAACTGGTCCCTTATTTTTCTTATCGCTTCTGATCAGTGTTTACCAAGTGCGAACATTTCTCGAGCATTAATTCCACAGAATAGTCGAGGCGTTTATCGTTCGCGGTCTCTTCCTGTTCTACCCTGGCGTTGGTGTAGCTGCGATCGTCGCAGCTCGTCGTTCCGAAGAACGAGCGAAAATTAAGGACACCCGCGTCTGATATCGACAGTCCTCGAGTCGTTACGCTGAGAAATACCATCCTGGTGGGTGACAAGTGTCCGGTACAGTAGTTCTTACGAGCGTACATAGTTTGCAGAGTCGCTTGCCGCCCGCGAGACGGAAGTTGATGAACTTTTTGCTCTCCTATACACGTATGGCGCGATGTtaacctttttttttcattttttttttatctcacGGCTTTCGAACACGTTTCACGAGCAACACGTGCAGGCAATAAAAGACGAACGAGCGGGATACTCGCGGATGATACATGGATATTGTTACCTCGCGAAAACAGCCCCGTTAATTCGATTCACTTTTAATGCCCGATAACTTGGCCACGGCGGTGTCGAACCGCGGAACAAGGTTTCGAATATTTCGCCGGACACTTACAACCGATTTCCATTTCAATTGCCAggcgcattaatattcataatCGTATAAATAAATTGCCTGGCCGTATAACAGATGTAAACGGTTAGGTATTTATCGGGTTCGCCAATTCCACGGTGCTCCCGCGGTCGTTAATTATTTCACGCTGCGAACGACTCGTAAATTAAGTATCGACTTCTCAACAGTCGAAACGTTTTATACCCCAAAAAGCATTTATCCGTTCGACTGTTTCGCGGCGGAAGTTACGCGAACTTGAATAACAACTTCGATACGCGGTCGAGGAAGCGTCTCGCGGTGTATATAGGTTATAAAATCGTGGCACGTGGTGCAAGTACAATAGCGAGCGCCATTACGAATGAGATCGCCGGTGGTGGGAGGGGGGATGGCGGCCTTGAACGATCGGAGTTTTCGATCGCGGCTATAGCTGGCTGAATTTAACGCCCCCAAAACAATTACCACCCGAAGCATCATCGTCCGACAACGAGTAACATTTTAATTGGCCACTTTTCGGCGGCCGGACGTTTAAGGGCGGCTTAAAATCTGATAAATACGAGTGTTGTTTAACCAATGGGGCACAATAACGCGTTAAGTAGCGACAGTTTCCCTCTAACGAGCGAACTGGCTCGCTGAGAGCGTGTTAATCCGGAAATTATCACGCGTAATTTTACATGCTAACGCGAGTGGACTAAACGGCGGCGGGGTGCTGGCGTTTCGGTGCgtttaacgcgaattgcgcgggcaTTCAACGGACTCACTGTCGCACGTCTATTTATTCCATATCGCGTCGCATCAATCGCTGGTATCGCGCGCGCGACGCGTGTTTTTGTGCTCGTCGTCACGATCGCACGCTGATAGAGCGGGAACAATCGAAGGAGGTGGATGCAGAATGGAGAAATCGAGACAATAAACAAGCGAGTGGGGTTCGACGGACAAATGATCCACCGCCGTCGAACCTAACCGCGTTTTGTCAGACTTGGCAATTTTTTTTACACGCCCGCTGACAGGTCCGTTCCTCCAGCTTTTTATCTCGTTTTTAACGCGTCGCTTCTCTCGCGTCGCGCGAAACGCGAATCGGCATCGTTAATTAGCCCCCTTTTACTCTCGCACGAGCGAAAACAAGGGACGATGGGAATGAATAGAGATATCAGAGCGTTTTTCCTGCCGCTTTTCTGAAAAGTTCCGGTTCAGTCTGTTTTCGTGCGCGGCAGTCAACAGGTTCGAGGCCTGCACCCTTTCCCATCTCTTCTTctcgtattcttttttttttttaagcgcGCGGCAGAGAAAATGTTTCGGGACGCAGAATAATGCGAGTGTATTGAGGAAGGATACGTGCTTCGCGCCTGTTCTCGTATCGTTAACACGCGCGTTTGGCGGGTGACCTGTTTTTAATTTACTTCAGCTCTGGTTCTCGACGAAATCGACGGTTGCTCGCGAAAGATCGAAACGTACCAGAAATACATTCGTATTTCTTCGATTTAGTTtcatttttgttttttatttcgAACAAAGAACTGGCTACCCCAAAGCACCCTTATCAACGTTTCCACCCAGCAGACTCTTTCTCGTTAATATTCCGTGGCTCCAACCCACCTCAAACCTCGTACTCTCGTGTACCCGGTTTTTTTTCGACACCCTGTAATACATCAAACAGCCGCAGTCCTATTTCCGAAACACATCCATCATATTTATCGATTACACTGTAACCTTCGGGACACGCACAGAGGGTGGAAGAGGTGGAAAAGAAATAACGAATTCAGACTTCGCCGCTTGAATTCATCGCGACGTTGATCCACGCGCCAGTCTGTGCGCAGAAATTAGTCCTCCAACTAAGAACTTTCGAGAATAGAGTTCACCCTGTTAGCGCAATTAAAAACGAGTCACTCGGTACAAGCGACGAAGAACCGTTCCAATCGCTACGGATAACAACTACTATAGTGTCCTCTAAATACAAGCCACTACAACCACCGTCCATCTATGTCCTCGTCCACTGCACGATTAAGTCGAGGGTGTACCAACTACCAATAAATTGTCAAGAACGAGCACAGCATCGATTGTGCTATACTTCAACAAGCCTCTGGtctgtttgcagatctctaatcGACGAAGGGAAGATCGACAGGGGCGACTATCAGCAACGGACGAGAAACGGCCAGTGGCATGTTAGGGGCAAGGCGCCACCCTCTGCGAGGGCGCATCCTGCTGGCCCTCTTCTTCCTGCTCGGCACGTTCGCGTTACTCTCGAGGGCGGCTGCGTTCCCAGACTGGACCGACTGTCCAGCCGTGTGCCGTTGCAAGTGGACATCCGGGAAGAAGTCCGCGCTATGCCCTGACGCTGGCCTAACCTCGCTCCCAGCCTCCCTGGACCCGGACATGCAGGTCCTCGACCTGTCCGGGAACAAGATCCCCGCGTTGCAGTCGGAGATATTCAAGCGTTCCGGGCTGCTGAATCTGCAGAGGGTGTTTCTAAGGAACGCTGGCATCCACCAGATACACGCTGACTCGTTCAGGGACATGAGGATCCTGGTGGAGATCGACCTGTCCGACAACCACGTGGCGACGCTCGAGCCAGGCACGTTCCAGGGCAACGAAAGACTGAGGATCCTGATCCTGAGCGGGAACCCGTTGGGCAGCCTGCGTAGCCATCAGTTCCCGATCCTGCAGCACCTGAGGAACTTGGAGCTGCAGAGATGCTCGCTGGCGGACATCCACGGCGAAGCGTTCGTTCATCTGACCGGGCTGGAGTCGTTGAGGTTGGACCAGAACGCGTTGGAATACCTGGAGGTGTCAGTGATATCCAGTTTGCCACGTCTGAAGACTCTGACGCTGGATGGGAACCAGTGGAGTTGCGATTGTAGACTACGAGACTTCCGGACCTGGCTGATCCCCAATGGATCCAGTAAATTGTACTCAGTACCCCAGTTGTGCTCATCGCCGTTGAGACTGGAAGGTCGCAAGTGGGAGGACGTGAAACCAGCGGAGTTTGCTTGCGAGCCAGAGGTGTACGTGCTGGCGAGCAGCATCCAAGAAGAGACTAACGGGAATTTGAGCCTGGCTTGCTTAGCCACTGGTGATCCAGAACCTGAAGTCTGGTGGCAATTGAACGGAGGGCCAGTGAACGCGACTAGACTCACCGAACAGACTTACTCGGGGACCTACGTGGCCTATGCGACGTCCGACGTCGGTGTGACCTACAACGAACGAGCCTCGTCTAGTAAACTCATCGACAGGTGGAACAATCTCACTGTCTACAACGCTAGCGACGGCGACGCGGGGGAGTATTCTTGTTTCGCGAAGAACATTGCTGGCCTGGCCAGGGACACTGTCAGTATAGCGATCCCACGCGTGTACACGGCGCCAACGCTCTCCCAGAGCGACAACTGGTTGCTCTGGGTGAGCCTGGCCGGCGGTGGAGCGACCGTGTTATGTGCTTCCATTTCCGCGATCCTGCTAGCCCTGTGCGTGTGCGGTGGTACTCGTCGCCAGAGTGCTCGCGAGAAGGTAAAACTGCAGAACAGCACCAGTTTCGGTGACCAAGAGAAGAAACTGCTCGACCTATCCGTGACTACGACAACCCCTGGGAACAGTAACGATCGAGGCAGCGGTCATGGTAGTATAATGGAAGCCTGCAGCACGGGCGATCTCGAGTTAGCCGAGAGAGGGTCCATCTGCGATCCGATGAGCGCAGCGACAGTCACCGTAGAAAGACTGCGTCCGGAAGTGAGCAGCAGCTCTGCGAACGCGATGAGAACGGTACCCTGCGCCACCATGTTCCCTCCGCCGCCGCCTGAGTTCACCAGCGGCGTTTTACCAGCTGGGATCTTTGGTAACATCTTTATCTCCGTGTCCATGCCCCAGGATGCATCCGAACGTTGTTACCCCGACCTGCTGGACATACCTGCGCACGGTGTCGCGAACAAATCTACCGCGGTCCTCCCGCCAGCAAGCAGCGTGTCCAGTTTCGCGACCCTACCGCGACGAGCGCTGCGCTCGAGCGACCTCTGCTCGCCATACGACAATATGGGGCCCCGCGTGACGGCCAATGGGAGCTCAGCGTTCTCGCTGACGGACGTGGACCTACGATtatcgccgccgccaccgccgcggaTCATACAACCGCCGCACGAGTTCGTGTCCCTTTGAGGGACGCCGCCGTAAGCTTTCGAGCGAATAGCCCGGCTGTACTTGTTCAAAAAAAAGCTCGTCCGTCGCTTTGTTCCCCTCCGCCCCCTCCACTCGCCCACCCAAAGAGAAAAACCGTACCACCGTCATGTTCAGTCGCGCGCCTTGTCCCCCCCCCACCCTCGATACGGTGTCTCGTTCGTTGTGTTCGTCGTCGACAAAGTTTAAATCCCACACGGTGTGCGATCCGCATTTTATACGGTGAGCCATGGCCGCCTACCAGGTGAGGTTACGGCGTGCGTGGTTTTTTAAACGGAGGAATTGTATTAGGGGGACGTGAAACATGTTTTTTACGGTGAATTTTTATATACATCGTTTCGGTTCGCGTGGGTTTCCGTTTCTGTGCGTGGTCTGTGATATTTGCGTGTGTACGTCTCGTTTACGTTCGCCGTCGACCCCTTCTTCAGGATTATTTCGCGCGCGTTCGTAGGTTACTCGCAGATGTATAGCTCGCACGAACGGGGGCGTCCAATAATAAGTATAGTCATGCTGCCAAATGTAAACTGATGAGAAATAAACGTTTTTCATACTTCCTGTACATTTACACTGCGGGCACGTCACGCGTGCCTGCGAATTGTTACCGTACACTTGGTAAGCGAATGGCTCACATTTTTGAATGATCATCCGCGAAACCAAAAAAATCCTCGAGCGTAGATCGAGCAAGATCGTGCGCGCACAGGGACCTAGAAAGTTTGTATCTCGTGCGTATATTTAAATTACGTCCGGCGGATTATCGAAAGTagtatacagaatatctgatCGAATCCAATCCAGTTACGTCTGTCCAAACCTTTTTCGATTACGCGGAGACGCACGAGTCTCGAAACTGCACGCGACCCCACTCTCGTTCATCCGTGATCGGCACACCTACAGCGGATGATCGACATCCGCCATTTTGGAGTTGAACCAACGCGGCGGAACACCTCTCGCCGACGAAGAAGTCGTCTGCTTCTCGCGCCTAATGGCGGCCGGTTAATTTTGTAAATAGCTCGGAGAGACGACGAACCCGTTCGTTTTGCTCAAGCGTCAGAAACGGCTCGATCACCTGACGTAACTTCTGATGCTAGAACTCGTAAGACTTGTGACTTTTTATAACACGAACATAATGTATAGTCTACTCGAGGCGAGATATTTTTCGACGTTGATCGTTTTAGGATGCTCCGTTGTGCATAATTTTAAGGGATCTCACCCACCGATCTATTCGTTCAGTGTGTacaatatattaattatttcaGTTGAATGGGCAGCAATTATAGTGCTTCCAATAGAGTGCTGCGGTTATTTACTCTCCATCCAGATTCCCCATTCATCCACCTTCTGATCAATTAATCTTCCATTTTGGGCAACGCGCGATGCATACGTTAATTAATCCTTCTATTTATAGCTGTTCGTTGGAGCTGAATTTGGAGTATCGATATTCTTTTTCTTCACGTAATTCTTCATTTCTTTCGAACAGATCTTTCATATTTCAAGGTTCAAGGTACCACCACTCAGGCTACTCCAAGCTTTCTTCATCTGCGAGTAAGAAAGGGCCGTAACACCTTTACTACTAACATAATCCCTGTTTATACTCTTCCCCACCCCTGTTCATCTTCAACCGTCGACTTATCCTCAATTTTCCCGAGTTCATTTCAAAATAGTAGCCTCTGCATTCGACATCTGGGCACTCAAACCTTCGATACACCCTCTCCATCGTCATTTTTCATTCACGCTACCACAGTTTCATCGAACATACCCTATTTCCAACCTACATACTCGCCTGCTCTAAACGTTCCCCCATAGTTCCTTGCAATACCCGAACCACCTTCATACGTATCGTACCTCGACGAACCATGGCCACGCGTATACAGAACCGGACGCGTGCAGTTTCGAAGACCCAGCCTCTCGTGTCTGTCTGTTCGCTTGTCTGGCTGGCTTGGCATGCTTGGTCTGCTCGCAGAGGAAGCGTGTACAATCGACGAGTGCGTGTGTGACTCACTTTAGGTCCTAAGTCTCTTCTAGTTGCCAATACTCACGGATTCGGGTGGTTTGTAAATAGTAACgacgagagagagcgagagagagagagagagagagagatgatgATAAggtagaggaagagagagagagagaacgcgaGGAAATGTGGCAGAGGACGGGGTTTGTCCATCGCGATGCGGAAGCTCGGGACGAAAATTAAACGTTATCTCCCCTAATCATTCTCGAGGTGTATCACTAGTTTGTTACGTACTCTACGTGTGTACATATTTGTTATCGCAGTACACGTATTTAATAGCGTGGCAGGCGCGTGCCGCGTCGCCGCCCATTATGAACACTTTGTCAATTAATAAAACGATTGAATTTTACACATCATCGAGTTATATTGTTCTCACCCGAGCCGGTGGGGGGAGGAACGGATCGATCGTTCCGTTTCAGTTTGGTTAACCGCCGCTCCGGGCcagctagcaaggaattgttgttCTTTAAGGGGTTCATTGTCTGGGGACGGGGAGGCGTACGGGATTCGTGACCAACAGAGCAGATGAATGGGCTAGGATCCTGGTGGTCTGCGTCTCGATTGAGAATAAAACACTTCAAGTATGTTCATAGTGGTATCTGATTAATTCTTCTGTCACTTTCAATAAAAcgtttactattattattatacgaGCTGAGGTTTACCCTGTAATGATTCGACGAGAACACCCTCAGGCGTTTCTATTATCCAACATTGAATTGCGGTGGTATTGTTAACAGTCGTTACACTAAATCAGAACTCGCGTGGATAACGCCAGCCACTGTTCGCTAAATTGTTGCTACGTCCTCGTTAATTATATCAACGCTTCGATCGCAGCGTTACAAATCGGCTTAAACGTCCGGTTCGTTATAACAGTTTTGCAAAGTAAACCGCAACGCCCCCCTTGTTGGGCACGCGAACGTGTAAATAGTTAATATCGCGCCGCGCGAATCCATCAGGTTCGACGAGTATTCGCGTTCGAATGGAAAGTGGGGGGAAAAGGTAGGAATAATTCGTGGAAAGTACGCGGATTGATCGAGACTTTATTCCCAAACGGTTTGAAGATTGCACGCGCTTCATTAAAATTCCGGAGGCGGGGTTTTCCGCGTGTAAAAGTTCGCCTGGGACCACCCATCCGGCTTAATCGATTAATTAACACCGACGCGAAGCACCCACCTACACTCGCACTTAATTAATAATCGTGCGTTCCATTTATATCGATAATGCGATTAAAACGAAGAGAGACAAAAAGAAAGGAATCCGCAAACCTTATTGTAAATAAGGAATTAACACGACGAGCAACGAGGGAGCGCAGCATCGAATCAATGAACGGAAAAAGTATGCTTGCAACTTTTCCAGCTGCCTCGATCGAGATCGTTCTTTAATTTTCTTAAGGCAAGAACGCAGTTGCCCTTTCTCGCGAGAAAATGAAAAGAATTCTGTCAGACGTTCGTTGCATCCCAATGCAATTTTCTTGGCCCACCCCTCCTCCCCCTCCTCCAACGTCTCGGATAAATATCTAAACGATCGCGATGCATTTTTCAATTCCAACGGAACGACAGAAATTCGGGATCGATGCAGGCGAGAGAGGAAGAAAAATTCGCCGGAAGAGAAATGGGGGGATGGGTTCATCCGGTGGAAAGGGTGGCCGTTCAAAGAGGAGCGTCGTTTCGCCAGCTTTATTACTCTCCTTCGTGAGTCAGCGAAATATCTATGGACACCTGTACACCTCGATTCAACTCGTCGAGCGTGGGGATAAATGGTTCTTTCGAAATTTATACAGAAGATCGATTTCTCATTTTATTATTCACCTTTCGTCACGTTTCCGTGATTGTTAAACAAGCTCGAAATTTAGTTGAGTTGGTTTGAATCGCGGGAGTTCCATCGTGTCGTGTCTGGTGTTGGAGGATCATTTGCAGAACGGACGGTCGAGGTCGTTTTCACGGCCCAGCCTTGGCGTGTAACCGTTCACCTGGCTGGTTCGAGAGCCTGCAATGAGCGAGTTAACGAAACCACAAGTGATACAAGCGTTGGGACCAACAGGACTCCCATAGTCGTGTCTTGACGAGCTGGCAACAATATTGGGTTGTCTGAAGACAATTTCTGCCCGATAATCCAATCAGAAAGCTACTCTTAAGATATTCTTACTTGTAGCACTGATGTCATGCTTTCAAGTCAGATTCTTGTATCACTTTAACTGTAAGAATCTCTGAATTTTGTTGGGCGACCATGTTCGCACATGTTGGACTTAAGAGTTAACGAAGAAAGCGTCAATAGCAATCGATTACTTAACCCTCTAGCATCCAACTTAATTCTTATTCTTTAGAATTAGAGATTTACACTGAACAGTAGCGGGTTAAGTCATCtctcgtttccaaatgaccacagCGACAGCAACTCAAATAACAGAAAGACGAAAGCGCAAcagaaagaacagaaacgccaAAAAATCACAATAGGGAAACCAAAATCAGTCCGCAATTGTCGAAAATATTTCTGGCACACGAAAAACCGTCCCCTTCATCCCTGGACCGATCGCGCAAACAAAACGTCCCACATCGGATTTCCCGTGGCCAGGTATAAATAACGCATTAACAGCATTTTATCCGTGGCAGATCGAGCCGCGTGCGTTTTGTAACGCGTTACCGTGCCGTCGATGGCCGTTGCGATGAGGGGAGGATGCGAATGAAATACTATCCGTACGGGGGGAAAAATTAAATTGGCATTTGGAGCGGGCGTCGGCGGAACGCCCGCTGCGAAAAGGTTCGCGCTTTTGTTGTCGGATCACGTATCGACTGGATAGATTTTCACGCGGCCCTGGGACGGAAAACGGTTTGGAATCCGTTAAAAGAGCGCCGCGGATTGTAAAACAATTCCAGGCTCGAAGGTGGATCGTTGAACGACAAATCGCGACGACTGCTTAAACGCGATAAAATGGAAACGCGATGAAAAAATGAATAATTGGAACACAGGCGTGTGCGTGTCGTCGAGGCGTACCTCGGAACAGTTGCAGCGGATTTGGATAGAGGGGTCTGCTGTCGTCGATCCTCTGCCACGGACGATAGTCGCTCGAGGAGCGAGGGCGATCCGCGATCAGCCAGGACATCTCCTTTGGAATTTTCTCGACGTGCTTCGGATTCATCGATCTCTCAGGAAATCCTGCAGCTGGATTGCGAGGGTCTGCAGATTGGATGGTAATTTATGCGATTAGGTTGAATCGAACTGAATGTTTCTCGACTTCGTAATTAGACCTCAGGTAGGAACGCGTTTATTACCGATTACTCGATGGCATAAATTATATGTAGAACGAATTTAAAGAATTTTTCAGATACTTTACCCTCGTAATCTTTGTCCAAAATGGAATCCAAATCAGGATTGTATAATTCGAAATCTGTGTCCAGTTCTGTGTCACGATGGCGATCAAAATTCGGATTAGAAGCGGGCAGATCGGATCGACCGACTCTGGGGTAGTTAAACAGTCCGGCGGATCGTCTGTCGTTGCTCTTCAGCTTCTCTCCCTCTGAAACATTCGAGGAACTTTCGTTAATTAAACAGAAGGGGCTGAATAAAATTTGACAACAGGTTACAAACGCAACGACTAGGTTTGgattatttaattaattgtttaatttgtctTTAGAGcagtttaaaaaaagaaaacaaatgaTTCGAACGTTGGTCGatattttttaaacaaattcCCTCGGCAACGATACTCTTCAAACATTTTTGTTTCGTTCACCGGGAACTTTCCGCCGCGAACGTGTTTGTATTTCCGGCGAAAGCGCCAGAGGGATTTGTGCCCTTTTTTGCGGCGCAacacacttttttttttctttttaattagaCACGAAAAAGAGCGGAAAAGTTGAGGCATAGAGTTACACACTGTTGTTGGGAATGTTCGGAATCGTGCGTTGTTTCGGGTCAAACAATTCCCGCGAACAAAGTTAATTAAAATAACTTCTCATTAAATGAAACAGGCTGCTTAATCAAACTGGAACACGCGGGCTGATACGTGGAACTGTATCGGCGAAACAATAATTTGTATATCCCCAGTCATAAGCGAATAAATCAATTTCCCTTCTGTAGACAGAATCGTGACAATTTTCGAATGCgagagaacaaaaaaaaagggaTTAAAAAATTCGGATATCTTGCCTCTGGTTGCCTGGAGTTGTTGACCATGTTGACATTGGGATACTAAAAAACAGGCGATTATACAAAATGATTCCCGGGTCCGAATTGTGAAAAACTTCGATTTTAACGATATTCCTATTTTTGTTCCATTTCCATGGACTCGTACGTACGCAGTAACCGATAATTAAAGCAAAAAGATAGGAAGCAGGAAAAACGGGTAAAGCAACGCCGTTGCATACTGCGGCTACTGATAGATCTCTGTGCGATACCCTTGTTCTCCAATGATTAACAAAAAACCAGCGAGCTGAAAGATGCCATTTAATTCCGCGAAAGATCGATCAACGATGCCCCGCTTCAATTTTTCCTTCTACCAGCTAAAAACTCGGGCACGAAAGAGCTGGTAAAGAAGAGCACCAAATTACCAACGTCTCCGCGCAAAGAAAGTTAAGACTCGAGTAACAGCCGCGAAATGGACACGCGTGATGGTGCGAGGCGAACTAGAGGATTGACAAACGGCTCGATCAATCGCCATACAAGGAGAAACACCGGAAAAAATGCCTTCTGTTCCCAAAAATCGAGACGGTCGGTGCGTTCCACTTACGGTTGAGGGAGATCGAAAATATCAGAGCGAGCAGGAATACGAGTAGGTGGTTTCTCATTGTTATGGCGGTGTTCTATCGTATGGAGGTAGTGTGAGTCGACGAGAGTGATGCTGAGACGAGCACGAGATCCCGTTCGACACTGGATACCCACAGGTAGCCGCCGTCTGATTTTATACCTTGCGCCACGGCCGGCTACGGGGTTGCCACCCCGTTCTCAACCCTCTCTTCCAACGTTCACCATCCTACCCGCCCAGTCCCGCCCCGTTCCGATCGGCACGATGATCCCATGGACCGTGCTTTGATCCACCAACTTTCGACCCACGTGGATCTTGTTTCGCGTTGCGGCTTTGCCTCGTCAAGCTGTGCACGGTAAGTGTCAGTCACGCTCAAACATTTCTCTATTATTTGCGTCATCCTATCATCGAACGTGGACAAATTAATTGGTGAAAATTTTGATTTAGAAATAAGATCGACCCGAGAATTGGTCGAGTGTCTCAAGCGCAGCGTGGCACTTATGAGGGCCACGTAGCGTGGACTTGTACGCGAGGATTGTTACGATTCTTAAGGGTTTAAGTTGGACTCGAAGGTTCACTGGTTTCGCGAAAAATGGACAATACTCTGGACTGTGCGATAGCAAGTGAAAGTTTCCTTAATGAGatccgaatgaatgtaaataccaataTAACGCGTGATAAAAGGGCACCGCGTAATCAGTCGGAACTGCGATTAATGTTGACCAAATTGGTCGATGCGTCCCCGTAAATCGTT
This Xylocopa sonorina isolate GNS202 chromosome 12, iyXylSono1_principal, whole genome shotgun sequence DNA region includes the following protein-coding sequences:
- the LOC143429789 gene encoding uncharacterized protein LOC143429789 — its product is MLGARRHPLRGRILLALFFLLGTFALLSRAAAFPDWTDCPAVCRCKWTSGKKSALCPDAGLTSLPASLDPDMQVLDLSGNKIPALQSEIFKRSGLLNLQRVFLRNAGIHQIHADSFRDMRILVEIDLSDNHVATLEPGTFQGNERLRILILSGNPLGSLRSHQFPILQHLRNLELQRCSLADIHGEAFVHLTGLESLRLDQNALEYLEVSVISSLPRLKTLTLDGNQWSCDCRLRDFRTWLIPNGSSKLYSVPQLCSSPLRLEGRKWEDVKPAEFACEPEVYVLASSIQEETNGNLSLACLATGDPEPEVWWQLNGGPVNATRLTEQTYSGTYVAYATSDVGVTYNERASSSKLIDRWNNLTVYNASDGDAGEYSCFAKNIAGLARDTVSIAIPRVYTAPTLSQSDNWLLWVSLAGGGATVLCASISAILLALCVCGGTRRQSAREKVKLQNSTSFGDQEKKLLDLSVTTTTPGNSNDRGSGHGSIMEACSTGDLELAERGSICDPMSAATVTVERLRPEVSSSSANAMRTVPCATMFPPPPPEFTSGVLPAGIFGNIFISVSMPQDASERCYPDLLDIPAHGVANKSTAVLPPASSVSSFATLPRRALRSSDLCSPYDNMGPRVTANGSSAFSLTDVDLRLSPPPPPRIIQPPHEFVSL
- the LOC143429804 gene encoding CAPA peptides — protein: MRNHLLVFLLALIFSISLNLSQCQHGQQLQATREGEKLKSNDRRSAGLFNYPRVGRSDLPASNPNFDRHRDTELDTDFELYNPDLDSILDKDYEAAGFPERSMNPKHVEKIPKEMSWLIADRPRSSSDYRPWQRIDDSRPLYPNPLQLFRGSRTSQVNGYTPRLGRENDLDRPFCK